From one Triticum urartu cultivar G1812 chromosome 3, Tu2.1, whole genome shotgun sequence genomic stretch:
- the LOC125548261 gene encoding uncharacterized protein LOC125548261 has protein sequence MVAVDPKALPSAEAVNHQFTVVIDGAETTIHEGVLRCNGGTLTVVSPGVLEVSRLQHVVVRGGGGGDVRFARCSFAAAEACGAVSFHRCDAVRVDGAGEVAVRRCKSADVERAGTVSIRRCKGAARVHGAGELRLGRCREADVGNCSDVALGRCREARADWCGSLGVARCRSADVSRCGAVRVDRCGDANVASCGSVMVRRGKVNMVEAHQPLQGWQEQPLCQKTQCPWKS, from the coding sequence ATGGTGGCCGTCGACCCGAAAGCCCTTCCCTCCGCCGAAGCCGTGAATCACCAGTTCACCGTGGTCATCGACGGCGCCGAGACGACCATCCACGAGGGCGTGCTCCGGTGCAACGGCGGCACGCTCACCGTTGTCAGCCCAGGCGTCCTCGAGGTCAGCAGGCTGCAGCACGTGGTcgtgcgcggcggcggcggcggcgacgtgCGCTTCGCCCGGTGCAGCTTCGCGGCGGCAGAGGCCTGCGGCGCCGTGTCCTTCCACAGGTGCGACGCGGTGCGCGTCGACGGGGCCGGGGAAGTCGCCGTGCGGCGGTGCAAGTCCGCGGACGTGGAGCGCGCGGGCACGGTGAGCATCCGGAGGTGCAAGGGCGCCGCGCGCGTGCACGGCGCCGGGGAGCTGCGCCTCGGGCGGTGCCGGGAGGCGGACGTGGGCAACTGCTCCGACGTGGCGCTGGGGCGGTGTCGCGAGGCGCGCGCCGACTGGTGCGGCTCGCTCGGCGTCGCGCGGTGCCGGTCGGCGGACGTTAGCCGCTGCGGCGCCGTGCGCGTCGACCGGTGCGGCGACGCGAACGTGGCGAGCTGCGGGAGCGTGATGGTGCGACGCGGCAAGGTGAACATGGTGGAGGCGCATCAGCCACTGCAGGGTTGGCAGGAGCAGCCCCTGTGTCAGAAGACCCAGTGCCCATGGAAATCATGA